Within Nosocomiicoccus ampullae, the genomic segment CTTTAGTTACAGCAGCGTCCATGTTTAATAATAAACTTCCATTCAAGAGGAGTAGTAAAATAAGTACAAACAAACCACCGAGTAATGATCCATCTTTAACGACATCATATAGTCTCGTATCTGATCCCATAATCGTAATAAAACTATATCCGACACCGAACATTAGTCCCGCATAGACTACCGCATCAATCCACCAAATATTCCAAGGAGGGACAGTAGAATCCGCGTATGTAGCACCCTCAGAAATTGACATATCTGCAGTCGAAAAGGCATATATAGACATAACAGTTACCATAATTAAAAGAATTGGTGTTGCGATACCGAGTAAGTTAATAATTTTATCAAAATCTAACATTAACGTAATTGAAACGAGTACAATCAGTACGATTGTACCCATCCAAGTCGGTAGACCAAAACTTTCATTTAAGTTACTACCACCACCAGCGAGCATTATGAAGCTCGTGACGAACATAAAAAAGACGAGAGAATAGTCGAGAATACGACCGACTACATTACCAAATAACTTATTTAGAGTTAACTCATGTGACTCAACGTCGTATATGTACCCGACTTTAGCAATTTGTCTAAAAATAAACGTCATAATTAAAACAGATAAAATAATAGATATGAAGCTCGCCATTCCATTATTCGTAAAAAATTGCATAATTTCTTGGCCAGTTGCAAATCCGGCACCGATAACGATACCACAATATGCAAAGGCAAATTTAAATAGTTCCTTAATATTCAAAAAAACAACTCCTACCTATATATAAATTTATTATACAATAAGATATAGTTGTGTAAAGTTTACAATTACTTTTTATATAACTTTTAACCATCTTTGCGTTTAATAAATATAATAAAAAATCTATTTAACCAGATAGATAAGATTAATGTGTAAAAATATATAGTATTTTATCCGCAGTTAAATCGTACGTTAACGCAAATTGATTTTACGTTAAAGAGTGTTTACTTTCATTGACAATTATAGCGGATACGTTAACGAATCACATACCATGTTGACACAAATCCGATTTGCATTAATAGATGAAAAAAACATTAATGCAAATTGATTTTACGTTAACGAATGAGTAAATAGTTTAATGAAAAATAAACTCTATGAAATTAAACAATAGTTCATTATAAAATAAAAAGCCTATCCAATTACTGGATAGGCTAAATACTTAATCTTCAATATTTGTACGATCGTAATATTTTGAACGCTGTACTTTCTTTCTAATCCATAATACAAAGAATCCTAGACCGACGATAATTCCTAGATATCCATATAATGGATAGAAAATATTAATTAATTCTACGAATCCAATTCTCGTAAATAGGAATGCAACGACCATTAATATTGCTAATAGTATTGCATAATTTTTACTTCTTGCTTTTGTAAATCTAACAAGTACAGCATACATTAACGCAACTACAGTGTTGTAAATCAGTACGATTATAACGATAGAGTAGATAGATCCAAACAATGGATGTACCGCATTAGCAACGACTAGTGCAGGGATGTCTTTAGTGACTGCAATATCCATATTTAACAGTAATCCACCATTTAATAGTAGCATTAAAATAAGTACAAATAATCCACCGAGTAATGATCCTCTTTTAACTACTTCATAAAGTCTAGTGTCAGAGCCCATAATCGTAATGAAACTAAATCCAACGCCGTACATTAGCCCGGCATATACAGTTGCGTCAATCCACCAGACGTTCCAAGGTGGAACAGATGAATCTGCATATTTAGCACCTTCAACAACTGAAAGATCTGCATTAATAAATGCAAAAATTGTCATGAAGATTACCATAATTAAAAGAATAGGTGTAGCGATACCAAGTAAGTTAATAATTCTATCAAACTTTAGCATTAATGTAATTGAGACTAATATAATCATAACGATTGATCCAACCCAAGTAGGCATACCGAAACTTTCATTTAAGTTACTTCCGCCCCCTGCAATCATTACAAAACACGTCACATACATAAAGAATACTAATGCGTAGTCTAAAAATGTTCCGAAGTATTTTCCAAATAATTTTATAAGAGGTAACTCATGGGAATCAACATCATATAAATAGCCAACTTTTGCAGATTGTCTAAATACAAAAGTTACCATTAAGACAGCAAGAACAATTCCTGCAAAACTCATAATCCCATCATTTGTAAAGAACTGCATAATCTCTTGACCTGTCGCAAAACCAGCACCGATAACGATACCGCAGTATGCGAAAGCAAACTTCAAGAGTTCTTTAATATTCAATTGATCATCTCCCTTTTGTGAATACATTTGATGATTATACAGTACGTAGGGTAGATGTAAAGTTTAATATTACACTATATAAGAGATAGGTGTATCATAATTTCTATAGTGTAATATTTGTCCGAAATTATAAAAATGATAGCGTATTTATGACAACAATAAAAAATGATAAACATATCAATGAATGTTTATCATTTTAATAAGTATTAAAGTTCACGATAAAGACCAATCACTTTTCCTAAGACAGTCACTGAGTCTAGAATAATCGGTGCCATTGTACTATTTTCAGGTTGAAGTCTATAATAACCTTTTTCCTTGTAAAAACGTTTCACTGTTGCTTCGTTGTCATCGTTCATTGCGACGATGATTTCACCGTTATGCGCGATATTTTGCTTTCTAACGATTACTTTATCTCCGTCGTGAATTCCCGCTTCAATCATACTATCACCAACAACTGATAATAGGAATACCTCACTATTATGACCAGCAGTTAAATGCTCTGGTAATGGAAAATACTCTTCAACGTTTTCAACGGCTGTGATTGGTAAGCCTGCCGTTACTTTACCGAGAACTGGTGCGTGAATGACCTCAACTTTTTGTTCAAGTTCTTGACTGACAACTTCAATTGCTCTTGGTTTTGTACGATCTCTTTTAATATAACCTTTTTCTTCTAGTTTACTTAAGTGACCGTGAACTGTTGAACTTGACTGAAGACCAATCGCATTTCCAATTTCACGAACACTTGGCGGATAACCTTTTTCATTGACACATTCTTTTATATATTTCAGTACTTCTTTTTGACGCGTAGTTAGTTGTTCCATAATAAATCCTCCGAATTATGAATTAGCTTAATTTTAACATATTTAATATAATGCTACAAACATTTGTTCGTAAATCATTGACAACGAACACGTGTTCTATTATCATATAAATACAAACAAATGTTCTAGGAGATGTGTTATATATGGTCAAACAAGAACAAGTCACTATTACTATTATTACTATAGTCCTTATCGCTCTAAGCTTATATTTCTTAGTCGATTTTTATATAAATGCACCACTATACGATATCGATCAGCCAATTGGAATTTCTCAAGCAGCAACTACTTTTCACGAATTTTCACCGAACATAGATACGAACAGTAACGTTGAAATAGTTTCTAAGTAATACTGATATATAGTAAACAGATAATATATGATATTTACGCATCGGCAATATAGCCGAATGCGTTTTTTTATGGTAAATTTAAAGTGAAAGGATTGATCATCATGTTAGATGATAAAAAACTAACTAGACTGAATGAATTGGCGAAGTTAAAACGTGAAGAAAAGATTACAAAAGATGAGTTAGATGAGTTAAACTCACTTCGCGGTGAGTATTTAAAAAACTTTAGAAAAAGTTTTAAATCACAACTCGAAAATTCTAAAGTAATTGACCCTGAAGGTAATGACGTAACGCCACAAAAAGTTAAAGATATTCAAAATAGTAAGAAAAACAAGAAATAGATTAAGGAGACTTTATTTTTTATGACTTTTGATCAGACTGACCAACTTGTTGTTAATTCAATTCGTGCTTTATCAATTGATGCGATTGAAAAAGCAAATTCAGGACACCCTGGGCTTCCAATGGGTGCGGCACCAATGGCTTATACACTTTGGAAAGAACATTTAAACTTTAACCCAAACTCAGTGAAATGGTTCAATAGAGACCGCTTCATTTTAAGTGCGGGACACGGAAGTATGCTGTTATATAGTTTACTTCACTTTGCAGACGTAATTTCAATGGATGACATTAAAGAGTTCCGCCAATATGAGTCAAGAACACCTGGACACCCAGAATTTAAACATACTGATGGTGTAGAGATTACAACAGGCCCACTTGGACAAGGGTTTGCAATGAGTGTTGGTATGGCGATGGCAGAAAGACATTTAGCTAGTCTATTTAATACAGACGGGCATGAACTCGTTGACCACTACACTTATGTTTTAGCAAGTGACGGTGACTTAATGGAAGGAATTTCTCATGAAGCAGCATCACTCGCAGGACACTTAGCGCTAGATAAGTTAATCGTGTTATATGATTCAAACGATATTTCTCTTGACGGAGATTTAGATATGAGTTTCTCTGAAGATATTGAAGGGCGTTTTAAATCATATCACTGGGATTACCACCGTGTTGATGATGGTAACGACGTGGATGCAATTAATGAAGCAATTAAAAAAGCAAAAGAATCAGATCAACCATCATTAATTGAAATTAAAACAATCATCGGATATGGTTCACCGAACAAACAAGGTAAAAGTGATTCTCACGGTGCACCAATCGGTGAAGATGAAAGAAAAAGTGCATTTGAACATTATGAATTAGATC encodes:
- the lexA gene encoding transcriptional repressor LexA encodes the protein MEQLTTRQKEVLKYIKECVNEKGYPPSVREIGNAIGLQSSSTVHGHLSKLEEKGYIKRDRTKPRAIEVVSQELEQKVEVIHAPVLGKVTAGLPITAVENVEEYFPLPEHLTAGHNSEVFLLSVVGDSMIEAGIHDGDKVIVRKQNIAHNGEIIVAMNDDNEATVKRFYKEKGYYRLQPENSTMAPIILDSVTVLGKVIGLYREL
- a CDS encoding DUF896 domain-containing protein; the encoded protein is MMLDDKKLTRLNELAKLKREEKITKDELDELNSLRGEYLKNFRKSFKSQLENSKVIDPEGNDVTPQKVKDIQNSKKNKK